The following are encoded together in the Longimicrobium sp. genome:
- the erpA gene encoding iron-sulfur cluster insertion protein ErpA yields the protein MQTSEISTEAPAVPVLLTATAATEVRRYIEEQGAAETAGLRVGVLPGGCSGFQYGLNIEDEAGEDDMILESQGIRLFVDPFSLQYLQGTEIDYVSTFQGSGFTFNNPNAAGGCGCGSSFTV from the coding sequence ATGCAGACGAGCGAGATCAGCACCGAAGCACCGGCCGTTCCGGTTCTTCTTACGGCCACGGCGGCCACCGAGGTCCGCCGGTACATCGAGGAGCAGGGCGCGGCCGAGACGGCGGGGCTGCGCGTAGGCGTGCTCCCCGGCGGCTGCTCGGGCTTTCAGTACGGCCTGAACATCGAGGACGAGGCTGGCGAAGACGACATGATCCTGGAGTCGCAGGGCATTCGCCTGTTCGTGGATCCCTTCAGCCTGCAGTACCTGCAGGGCACCGAGATCGACTACGTGTCGACCTTCCAGGGGAGCGGCTTCACGTTCAACAACCCGAACGCGGCCGGCGGCTGCGGCTGCGGAAGCTCGTTCACGGTGTGA